A genome region from Alistipes dispar includes the following:
- a CDS encoding HlyD family secretion protein produces MPQRTNFYSDEAQSILGRAPSWVVRWGITVVFLIFVGIIVGCYFIKYPDTIEAPAVITTVNPPSDLVARYDGLIDTLCVKDKELVERGELIAVLHNAAERRDVERLSEHLLAADTLAPAALAASPWLDGEYALGELQSAFADLQSRCRDYRHYLATDNIARKKELLREQIAKNREYYAKLERQRSLLLQDLDYGRRTLERDSLLLAEAVISAADYETTAQNYLSKQNAQAGFDATLTSTELQIIQSEQQLVELTLQQENETAEYERTLEQSRQQLAARIAQWRQQYVLEAPVTGRVTLVNYWSENQHVAVGDKLASIVPDGATEVIGRLQVPSAGFGKVKVGQGVNVKLNGYPYMEFGVLRGRIRSLSAVPEQIQTQSGTAIAYTAEVVFPDGMTTSYRRELPMIQRMDGTAEIVTEDMRLIERFIQPVVSLFKNR; encoded by the coding sequence ATGCCGCAAAGAACGAATTTTTACAGCGACGAGGCCCAGTCGATTCTGGGTCGTGCGCCGTCATGGGTGGTACGCTGGGGAATCACGGTCGTGTTTTTGATTTTTGTAGGAATCATCGTCGGCTGCTATTTTATTAAGTACCCCGATACGATCGAGGCTCCGGCGGTCATCACGACCGTCAATCCGCCCTCCGATCTGGTGGCACGCTACGACGGGCTTATCGACACGCTCTGCGTAAAGGACAAAGAGCTCGTCGAACGGGGAGAGCTCATCGCCGTGCTGCACAATGCCGCGGAGCGACGGGACGTGGAGCGTCTCTCGGAGCATCTTCTCGCCGCCGATACGCTCGCGCCTGCCGCCCTCGCAGCCAGTCCGTGGCTCGACGGAGAATATGCGCTCGGGGAGCTGCAATCCGCCTTCGCTGACCTCCAAAGCCGCTGCCGCGACTACCGCCACTACCTTGCGACGGACAATATCGCCCGCAAAAAAGAGCTTCTGCGCGAACAGATCGCCAAGAACCGCGAGTATTACGCCAAACTCGAACGGCAACGTTCGCTGCTGCTGCAGGATCTCGACTACGGCCGCCGCACGCTGGAGCGGGATTCGCTGCTTCTGGCCGAAGCCGTGATCTCCGCCGCCGACTACGAAACCACGGCCCAGAACTACCTCTCGAAGCAGAACGCCCAAGCGGGGTTCGACGCCACGCTCACCTCGACCGAGCTGCAAATCATCCAGTCGGAGCAGCAGCTCGTGGAACTGACGCTCCAACAGGAAAACGAAACGGCGGAATACGAGCGGACGCTGGAGCAGAGCCGCCAGCAGCTCGCGGCCCGGATCGCCCAATGGCGGCAGCAGTATGTGCTGGAGGCCCCGGTCACCGGACGCGTAACGCTCGTGAACTATTGGAGCGAGAACCAGCACGTCGCCGTCGGCGACAAACTGGCGAGCATCGTTCCGGACGGTGCGACGGAAGTTATCGGCCGCCTGCAGGTTCCCTCGGCGGGTTTCGGCAAAGTAAAGGTCGGCCAAGGGGTGAACGTGAAGCTCAACGGCTATCCCTACATGGAGTTCGGCGTGCTGCGGGGGCGGATACGTTCGCTGTCGGCCGTACCGGAACAGATACAGACCCAGAGCGGCACGGCCATCGCCTATACCGCCGAGGTCGTCTTCCCCGACGGCATGACCACGTCGTACCGGCGCGAGCTGCCGATGATTCAGCGGATGGACGGCACGGCGGAGATCGTAACCGAAGACATGCGGTTGATCGAACGCTTCATCCAGCCCGTCGTCTCGCTTTTCAAAAACCGATAA